The following proteins are encoded in a genomic region of Pikeienuella piscinae:
- a CDS encoding DMT family transporter, whose translation MGESHGIRQIAAPLFVFLWSTGFIGAKYGLPYAEPMTFLTLRFALAAAALGLWGWMAGELRDGGPVDPVGAVIVGVLMHALYLGGVFTAIWLGVGAALTALIVGLQPIATALLARPMLGEALRPRQWAGMALGLGGVALVVGRKLELGAIDVTSVLLCFLALISISFASILQKKRAVTAGLVTDSAIQFAAAGLVTGAAAMFFEERVIHWTPEFALALGWMVAGLSLGAISLYYLLLRKGEAAATASLFFLVPGVTALMAVLVFDEGSGWAELLGVGAATLGVRLVTQPAQAPLATASR comes from the coding sequence ATGGGAGAAAGCCACGGCATCAGGCAGATCGCGGCGCCTTTGTTTGTGTTCCTCTGGAGCACTGGGTTCATCGGCGCGAAATACGGTCTGCCCTACGCCGAACCAATGACGTTTCTCACGCTGCGCTTCGCGCTGGCGGCGGCGGCGCTCGGCCTCTGGGGATGGATGGCGGGGGAGTTGCGCGATGGCGGACCAGTAGATCCTGTCGGCGCCGTCATCGTCGGCGTCCTGATGCACGCGCTCTATCTCGGCGGGGTGTTCACCGCGATCTGGCTCGGCGTCGGGGCGGCGCTGACGGCGCTGATCGTCGGTTTGCAGCCGATCGCCACGGCGCTGCTCGCCCGACCGATGCTTGGCGAGGCGCTGCGACCGCGCCAATGGGCCGGCATGGCGCTCGGCCTCGGCGGGGTCGCGCTGGTGGTAGGGCGGAAGCTTGAGTTGGGCGCCATCGACGTCACGAGCGTCCTGCTCTGCTTTCTCGCGCTGATCTCGATCTCATTCGCCTCGATCCTGCAGAAGAAACGCGCGGTCACGGCGGGGCTGGTCACGGACAGCGCGATCCAGTTCGCTGCGGCCGGTCTTGTCACCGGCGCCGCCGCCATGTTTTTCGAGGAGCGCGTGATCCACTGGACGCCCGAGTTCGCCCTCGCCCTCGGCTGGATGGTGGCCGGGCTCTCTCTCGGGGCGATTTCGCTTTACTATCTCTTGCTGCGCAAAGGCGAAGCCGCGGCGACGGCGAGCCTTTTCTTTCTCGTGCCCGGCGTCACCGCGCTGATGGCGGTGCTGGTGTTCGACGAGGGGAGCGGTTGGGCCGAACTCCTCGGCGTTGGCGCCGCGACGCTGGGCGTTCGGCTGGTGACGCAGCCGGCTCAGGCGCCGTTGGCGACCGCGTCGAGATAG
- a CDS encoding SCO family protein — translation MPSTRTYAISAAFLVAAGLGAGAWYAMFSGGDFADCGGGISTGGASIGGPFTLVSETGETVTSKQVIDGPTLIYFGYTFCPDVCPVDAAIMGQATDLLAERGYDVKPVFVTIDPERDTPEVLADFTANVHPKMLGLTGSPEAVAAAADAYKAYHAKQDSEDPDYYLMDHSAFIYLMTKGDRYLAIFRHGDAPETIAEQTACYLDAVANGA, via the coding sequence CCGGGGCGTGGTATGCGATGTTCTCCGGCGGTGATTTCGCGGATTGCGGCGGTGGGATCTCCACCGGCGGCGCTTCGATCGGCGGCCCCTTCACGCTGGTTTCCGAAACCGGTGAGACGGTGACATCGAAGCAGGTGATCGACGGCCCCACGCTGATCTATTTCGGCTATACTTTCTGCCCCGACGTCTGCCCGGTCGACGCCGCGATCATGGGGCAGGCGACCGACCTTCTGGCCGAGCGCGGCTACGACGTGAAGCCGGTCTTCGTCACCATTGACCCTGAACGCGACACGCCCGAAGTGCTGGCGGACTTCACCGCCAACGTGCATCCGAAGATGCTCGGCCTCACCGGCTCGCCGGAAGCGGTGGCGGCGGCGGCCGACGCGTACAAGGCCTATCACGCGAAGCAGGATTCCGAGGACCCCGACTACTATCTGATGGATCACAGCGCATTCATCTACCTGATGACGAAGGGCGACCGCTACCTCGCGATTTTCCGTCACGGCGATGCGCCGGAGACGATCGCCGAACAGACCGCCTGCTATCTCGACGCGGTCGCCAACGGCGCCTGA